A window of the Clupea harengus chromosome 8, Ch_v2.0.2, whole genome shotgun sequence genome harbors these coding sequences:
- the prdx5 gene encoding peroxiredoxin-5, mitochondrial, with amino-acid sequence MNPATAILRGTRVVHNIRPLHTTFCVNMPIKVGEPLPAVEVQEGEPGKKVSMDQLFKGKKGVLFAVPGAFTPGCSKTHLPGFVEQAGQLKSKGIQEVACVSVNDAFVMAAWGKEHGTDGKVRMLADPTGAFTKAVDLLLDSDQIVQVLGNQRSKRYSMLVEDGVVKKINVEPDGTGLTCSLATNIMSDLA; translated from the exons ATGAATCCTGCAACAGCAATCCTCAGAGGGACCCGAGTCGTCCATAACATCAGACCTCTGCACACCACATTTTGCGTCAACATGCCGATTAAG GTAGGAGAGCCTCTGCCTGCAGTTGAGGTCCAGGAGGGAGAGCCTGGGAAAAAGGTTTCCATGGATCAGCTCTTTAAGGGGAAGAAAGGTGTGCTATTTGCTGTCCCAGGAGCCTTCACGCCAGGGTGTTCCAAG ACTCACCTTCCTGGGTTTGTGGAGCAAGCTGGGCAACTTAAAAGCAAAGGCATACAGGAAGTGGCCTGTGTCTCTGTAAATGATGCATTTGTCATGGCAGCTTGGGGCAAAGAACATGGAACGGATGGCAAA GTGAGAATGCTTGCCGATCCCACAGGAGCTTTCACAAAG GCTGTGGATCTGTTACTGGACAGTGATCAGATTGTGCAAGTTCTTGGAAACCAAAGATCCAAAAG GTACTCCATGCTGGTTGAAGATGGCGTGGTCAAGAAAATCAACGTGGAACCTGATGGCACAGGGCTAACCTGTAGCTTGGCAACCAACATCATGTCAGATTTGGCTTAG
- the esrra gene encoding steroid hormone receptor ERR1, producing the protein MSSRDRRSDLYIKAEPSSPEGAGGGRASPGGASSDSSQSGGGGTRGDGPGRYSPPLYTPALRCHFKEEAGDGAEEGSTGSGGGRCKYALSTLPKRLCLVCGDVASGYHYGVASCEACKAFFKRTIQGNIEYSCPASNECEITKRRRKACQACRFTKCLKVGMLKEGVRLDRVRGGRQKYKRRPEQENATYQSAPIPLRKEGEKGSSNIIVSHLLVAEPEKLFAMPDPLQADTAQRTLTTLCDLADRELVVIIGWAKHIPGFLSLSLADQMSVLQSVWLEVLVLGVAYRSLGCEDEVVFAEDFVLDEEMSRVAGLTELNAAISQLARRFRSLQLDREEFVMLKAIALTNSDSVYIEDMEAVQKLRDLLHQALLEMECQRRPEDPQRAGRLLLTLPLLRQTAGRALTTFYGIKTRGGVPMHKLFLEMLEAMMDSP; encoded by the exons ATGTCTTCCAGGGACCGCCGTTCTGATCTGTACATTAAGGCAGAGCCCAGTAGCCCAGAGGGAGCCGGAGGGGGCCGCGCCAGTCCAGGGGGTGCCTCTTCGGACTCGTCCCAGAGCGGTGGAGGAGGGACCCGGGGAGATGGTCCCGGGCGTTACTCCCCACCCCTCTACACACCCGCCCTGCGCTGCCATTTCAaagaggaggcaggagacgGCGCAGAAGAAGGCTCCACAGGAAGTGGAGGTGGCCGGTGCAAGTACGCCCTGAGCACCCTGCCCAAGAGGCTCTGCcttgtgtgtggagatgtggcGTCAGGATATCATTATGGGGTGGCCTCATGCGAGGCCTGCAAGGCCTTTTTCAAGAGAACAATACAAG GTAACATTGAGTACAGCTGTCCGGCATCCAATGAGTGTGAGATCACAAAGCGACGCAGGAAGGCCTGCCAGGCTTGCCGTTTCACCAAGTGCCTCAAAGTGGGCATGCTCAAAGAGG GAGTGCGCCTTGACCGAGTGAGAGGAGGCCGACAAAAGTATAAACGACGTCCAGAGCAGGAGAATGCCACGTACCAGAGTGCCCCAATACCACtgaggaaagagggggagaaag GCTCCTCCAACATCATTGTGTCCCATCTGCTTGTGGCCGAGCCAGAGAAGCTCTTCGCCATGCCCGACCCACTGCAGGCCGACACGGCCCAGCGAACCCTCACCACCCTCTGTGACCTAGCCGACAGAGAGCTGGTGGTCATTATTGGCTGGGCCAAACACATcccag gcttcctgtccctctccctggcGGACCAGATGTCCGTGCTGCAGTCGGTGTGGCTGGAGGTGCTGGTGCTGGGCGTGGCGTACCGCTCCCTGGGCTGCGAAGACGAGGTGGTGTTTGCCGAGGACTTTGTCCTGGACGAGGAGATGTCCCGAGTGGCGGGCCTGACCGAACTCAACGCGGCCATCAGCCAGCTAGCGCGCCGCTTCCGCTCCTTGCAGCTCGACCGAGAGGAGTTCGTCATGCTCAAGGCCATAGCCCTCACCAACTCAG ACTCGGTGTACATTGAGGACATGGAGGCGGTGCAGAAGCTGCGGGACCTGCTGCATCAGGCCCTGCTGGAGATGGAGTGCCAGCGGCGTCCCGAGGACCCCCAGCGAGCGGGACGGCTGCTCCTCACCCTGCCCCTCCTGCGGCAGACGGCGGGCCGAGCCCTCACCACCTTCTACGGGATCAAGACCCGCGGGGGCGTGCCCATGCACAAACTTTTCCTGGAGATGCTGGAGGCCATGATGGACTCACCCTAG